A stretch of Neisseria subflava DNA encodes these proteins:
- the rplO gene encoding 50S ribosomal protein L15, whose translation MFLNTIQPAEGATHASRRVGRGIGSGLGKTGGRGHKGQKSRSGGFHKVGFEGGQMPLQRRLPKRGFKSLTAAANAEVRLSELNLIAVNEIDILVLKQAGLIPAAASNVKVIASGEISKAVTLKCVKATKGAKAAIEAAGGKVEE comes from the coding sequence ATGTTTTTGAATACTATTCAACCTGCTGAGGGTGCTACTCACGCTAGCCGTCGTGTAGGCCGTGGTATTGGTAGCGGCTTGGGTAAGACAGGTGGTCGTGGTCATAAAGGTCAAAAAAGCCGTTCTGGTGGCTTCCACAAGGTAGGTTTTGAAGGCGGTCAAATGCCTTTGCAACGCCGTCTGCCGAAACGTGGTTTCAAATCTTTGACTGCTGCCGCTAATGCTGAAGTTCGTTTGAGTGAATTAAATCTGATTGCTGTGAACGAGATTGATATCTTAGTTCTTAAACAAGCTGGTCTGATTCCTGCAGCTGCTTCTAATGTAAAAGTTATTGCTTCTGGTGAAATCTCAAAAGCAGTTACCTTGAAATGTGTAAAAGCTACTAAAGGTGCTAAAGCTGCTATTGAAGCTGCCGGTGGTAAAGTAGAAGAATAA
- the rpmD gene encoding 50S ribosomal protein L30 → MTEQKKIKVTLVKSLIGTIESHRACARGLGLRRREHTVEVLDTPENRGMINKISYLLKVES, encoded by the coding sequence ATGACTGAGCAAAAAAAGATTAAAGTTACATTGGTTAAGAGCCTGATCGGTACAATTGAATCTCATCGTGCATGTGCTCGTGGTTTAGGTTTGCGTCGCCGTGAACATACTGTAGAGGTTTTGGATACCCCTGAAAACCGTGGCATGATCAATAAAATCAGCTACTTGTTGAAAGTGGAGTCTTAA
- the rpsE gene encoding 30S ribosomal protein S5, with the protein MAKHEIEERGDGLIEKMVAVNRVTKVVKGGRIMAFSALTVVGDGDGRIGMGKGKSKEVPVAVQKAMDQARRSMIKVPLKNGTIHHEVIGRHGATKVFMQPAKEGSGVKAGGPMRLVFDAMGIHNISAKVHGSTNPYNIVRATLDGLSKLYTPADIAAKRGLTVEDILGANHD; encoded by the coding sequence ATGGCAAAACATGAAATTGAAGAACGCGGTGACGGCCTGATTGAAAAGATGGTCGCAGTTAATCGCGTGACTAAAGTAGTTAAAGGTGGCCGTATCATGGCTTTCTCTGCACTGACTGTTGTTGGTGATGGTGATGGTCGCATCGGTATGGGCAAAGGTAAATCAAAAGAAGTGCCAGTTGCTGTTCAAAAAGCAATGGATCAAGCTCGACGCTCTATGATTAAAGTACCTTTGAAAAATGGTACTATTCATCATGAGGTTATTGGTCGTCATGGTGCTACTAAGGTATTTATGCAACCTGCTAAAGAAGGTAGCGGTGTAAAAGCTGGTGGTCCAATGCGTTTAGTATTTGATGCTATGGGTATCCATAACATTTCAGCTAAAGTACATGGTTCTACTAATCCTTACAATATTGTACGCGCTACATTAGACGGTTTGTCTAAACTGTATACCCCTGCTGATATTGCTGCTAAACGTGGCTTGACAGTAGAAGATATTTTGGGAGCTAACCATGACTGA
- the rplR gene encoding 50S ribosomal protein L18, whose protein sequence is MDKHTTRLRRARKTRARIADLKMVRLCVFRSNNHIYAQVISAEGDKVLAQASTLEAEVRSSLKSGSNVEAAAVVGKRIAEKAKAVGVEKVAFDRSGFQYHGRVKALAEAARENGLSF, encoded by the coding sequence ATGGATAAACATACAACCCGACTCCGTCGTGCACGCAAAACCCGTGCGCGTATTGCGGACTTGAAAATGGTAAGATTATGTGTGTTCCGCAGCAATAATCATATTTATGCTCAAGTAATTAGTGCTGAAGGTGATAAAGTATTGGCTCAAGCCTCTACATTGGAAGCTGAAGTACGTAGTAGCCTGAAATCAGGTAGCAACGTTGAAGCAGCAGCTGTAGTTGGTAAGCGTATTGCTGAAAAAGCTAAAGCAGTAGGTGTTGAAAAAGTTGCTTTTGACCGTTCAGGTTTCCAATATCACGGTCGTGTGAAAGCTTTGGCTGAAGCTGCACGTGAAAATGGTTTAAGCTTCTAA
- the rplF gene encoding 50S ribosomal protein L6 encodes MSRVAKNPVTVPAGVEVKFGTDALVIKGKNGELSFPLHSDVAIELNDGKLTFVAKNDSKQANAMSGTARALVNNMVKGVSEGFEKKLQLIGVGYRAQAQGKVLNLSLGFSHPIVYEMPEGVSVQTPSQTEIVLTGADKQVVGQVAAEIRAFRSPEPYKGKGVRYVGEVVVMKEAKKK; translated from the coding sequence ATGTCACGCGTCGCAAAAAACCCAGTGACTGTTCCTGCTGGTGTAGAGGTAAAATTCGGAACAGATGCATTGGTTATCAAAGGTAAAAACGGTGAATTGTCTTTTCCTTTGCATTCCGATGTTGCTATTGAACTGAACGATGGTAAATTGACTTTTGTTGCAAAAAATGACAGTAAACAGGCTAATGCTATGTCTGGTACTGCTCGTGCATTGGTTAATAACATGGTTAAGGGTGTTTCTGAAGGTTTTGAGAAAAAACTTCAATTGATTGGTGTGGGTTATCGTGCCCAAGCTCAAGGCAAAGTTTTGAACTTGTCTCTGGGTTTCTCTCATCCAATCGTATATGAAATGCCTGAAGGTGTTTCTGTTCAAACTCCTAGCCAAACAGAAATCGTTTTGACTGGTGCAGATAAACAAGTGGTTGGCCAAGTCGCTGCTGAAATTCGTGCATTCCGTTCTCCTGAGCCTTATAAAGGTAAAGGTGTTCGTTATGTAGGTGAAGTAGTAGTGATGAAAGAAGCCAAGAAAAAATAA
- the rpsH gene encoding 30S ribosomal protein S8 — protein sequence MSMHDPISDMLTRIRNAQRANKAVVAMPSSKLKCAIAKVLKEEGYIEDFAVSADAKPVLEIQLKYYAGRPVIEQIKRVSRPGLRIYKASSEIPSVMNGLGVAIVSTSKGVMTDRKARSEGVGGELLCIVA from the coding sequence ATGAGTATGCATGATCCTATTTCCGATATGTTGACTCGTATTCGCAATGCGCAACGTGCTAATAAAGCAGTAGTTGCCATGCCTTCCTCTAAACTGAAATGTGCAATTGCAAAAGTTCTGAAAGAAGAAGGTTATATCGAGGATTTTGCGGTTTCTGCTGATGCAAAACCGGTATTGGAAATTCAATTGAAATACTATGCAGGTCGTCCTGTGATTGAGCAAATTAAACGTGTTTCACGTCCAGGTTTGCGTATTTACAAAGCATCAAGTGAGATTCCTAGTGTAATGAATGGCCTGGGTGTCGCTATTGTTAGTACTTCTAAAGGTGTAATGACTGATCGCAAAGCTCGTTCTGAGGGTGTAGGTGGTGAGTTGTTGTGCATCGTAGCCTAG
- the rpsN gene encoding 30S ribosomal protein S14 encodes MAKKALINRELKRQALAKKFAAKREAIFAVINDANATEEERFEARLKFQSIPRNAAPVRQRRRCALTGRPRGTFRKFGLGRIKIREIAMRGEIPGVVKASW; translated from the coding sequence ATGGCTAAGAAAGCACTTATTAATCGTGAGCTGAAACGTCAAGCATTGGCGAAAAAGTTTGCAGCTAAGCGTGAGGCAATTTTCGCTGTTATTAATGATGCTAATGCGACTGAAGAAGAACGTTTTGAAGCACGTTTGAAATTTCAATCCATTCCTCGTAATGCAGCACCTGTACGTCAACGTCGTCGTTGTGCTTTAACAGGTCGTCCTCGTGGCACTTTCCGTAAATTTGGTTTGGGCCGTATTAAAATCCGTGAAATCGCTATGCGTGGCGAGATCCCTGGTGTTGTTAAAGCTAGCTGGTAA
- the rplE gene encoding 50S ribosomal protein L5 gives MARLREFYKDTVVPELVKQFGYKSVMEVPRIEKITLNMGVGEAVADKKVMEHAVSDLEKIAGQKPVVTVARKSIAGFKIRDNYPVGCKVTLRRDQMFEFLDRLITIALPRVRDFRGVSGKSFDGRGNYNMGVREQIIFPEIEYDKIDALRGLNITITTTAKTDEEAKALLSLFKFPFKG, from the coding sequence ATGGCTCGTTTGAGAGAGTTTTATAAAGATACAGTTGTTCCTGAATTGGTTAAACAATTTGGTTACAAATCAGTAATGGAAGTTCCACGTATTGAAAAAATCACCTTGAATATGGGTGTGGGTGAGGCTGTTGCTGATAAAAAAGTTATGGAGCACGCTGTTTCTGATTTAGAGAAAATTGCTGGTCAAAAACCAGTTGTTACTGTTGCACGTAAATCTATCGCTGGTTTTAAAATCCGTGATAACTATCCAGTTGGTTGTAAAGTAACATTGCGTCGTGATCAAATGTTTGAATTCTTGGATCGTTTGATTACTATTGCGTTGCCTCGCGTACGTGACTTCCGTGGTGTAAGCGGTAAATCATTTGATGGTCGTGGCAATTACAATATGGGCGTTCGTGAGCAAATTATTTTCCCGGAAATTGAATACGATAAAATCGATGCTTTGCGTGGTTTGAATATTACTATTACAACTACTGCAAAAACTGATGAAGAAGCGAAAGCTTTGTTGTCACTGTTCAAGTTTCCGTTTAAAGGATAA
- the rplX gene encoding 50S ribosomal protein L24 — protein MNKIIKGDQVVVITGKDKGKQGQVVRVLGDKVVVEGVNVVKRHQKPNPMRGIEGGIITKEMPLDISNIALLNPETNKADRVGIKLIENEGKVKRVRFFKSNGSIIGA, from the coding sequence ATGAATAAGATCATTAAAGGCGATCAGGTTGTAGTGATTACCGGTAAAGATAAAGGTAAGCAAGGTCAAGTAGTTCGAGTGTTGGGTGATAAAGTTGTTGTTGAGGGTGTTAATGTTGTGAAACGCCATCAAAAACCTAATCCAATGCGTGGTATTGAGGGTGGTATTATTACTAAAGAAATGCCTTTGGATATTTCTAATATTGCACTCCTGAATCCGGAAACTAATAAAGCAGACCGTGTTGGTATTAAGCTGATTGAAAATGAAGGCAAAGTTAAACGCGTTCGTTTCTTCAAATCAAATGGCTCTATCATTGGAGCATAA
- the rplN gene encoding 50S ribosomal protein L14 has protein sequence MIQMQTILDVADNSGARRVMCIKVLGGSKRRYASVGDIIKVAVKDAAPRGRVKKGDVYNAVVVRTAKGVRRPDGALIKFDNNAAVLLNNKLEPLGTRIFGPVTRELRTERFMKIVSLAPEVL, from the coding sequence ATGATTCAAATGCAGACCATCTTAGATGTGGCTGATAACTCTGGTGCGCGTCGCGTAATGTGCATCAAAGTATTGGGCGGATCTAAGCGTCGCTACGCTTCTGTTGGCGACATTATTAAAGTTGCAGTTAAAGATGCAGCCCCACGTGGTCGTGTCAAAAAAGGTGATGTATACAATGCGGTAGTTGTTCGTACTGCTAAGGGTGTGCGTCGTCCTGATGGTGCGTTAATTAAATTCGATAACAATGCTGCTGTGTTGTTGAATAATAAACTTGAACCTCTGGGTACCCGTATTTTTGGTCCGGTAACCCGTGAATTGCGTACTGAGCGATTTATGAAAATCGTTTCATTGGCGCCTGAAGTATTATAA
- the rpsQ gene encoding 30S ribosomal protein S17 — protein sequence MSEAKNVRTLQGKVVSDKMDKTVTVLVERKVKHPLYGKIIRLSTKIHAHDENNQYGIGDVVVIEESRPLSKTKSWVVKELVEKARTV from the coding sequence ATGAGCGAAGCTAAAAATGTTCGTACTTTGCAAGGCAAAGTGGTAAGCGACAAAATGGACAAAACTGTTACAGTATTGGTTGAGCGTAAAGTTAAACACCCTCTGTACGGTAAAATTATTCGTTTATCAACTAAAATCCATGCTCATGATGAAAACAATCAATATGGCATTGGTGATGTAGTGGTAATTGAGGAATCTCGTCCTTTGTCAAAAACCAAGTCTTGGGTTGTAAAAGAATTGGTTGAGAAAGCGCGTACTGTTTGA
- the rpmC gene encoding 50S ribosomal protein L29 → MKANELKDKSIEQLNSDLLDLLKAQFGLRMQNATGQLGKSSELKRVRRDIARIKTILTEKGAK, encoded by the coding sequence ATGAAAGCAAATGAATTGAAAGACAAATCTATTGAGCAATTAAACTCTGATTTGTTGGACTTGTTGAAAGCTCAGTTTGGCTTACGCATGCAAAATGCAACCGGTCAGTTGGGTAAATCAAGCGAGTTGAAACGTGTACGTCGCGATATTGCTCGTATTAAAACCATTTTAACTGAAAAAGGTGCTAAGTAA
- the rplP gene encoding 50S ribosomal protein L16 — protein sequence MLQPTRLKYRKQQKGRNTGIATRGNKVSFGEFGLKAVGRGRLTARQIEAARRTMTRHIKRGGRIWIRVFPDKPITEKPIQVRMGGGKGNVEYYIAEVKPGKVLYEMDGVPESLAREAFELAAAKLPIPTTFVVRQVGQ from the coding sequence ATGCTGCAGCCAACTAGACTGAAATATCGCAAGCAACAAAAAGGCCGTAACACCGGTATTGCTACTCGCGGTAACAAAGTAAGTTTCGGTGAGTTCGGTTTGAAAGCCGTAGGCCGTGGTCGTTTGACTGCCCGCCAAATCGAAGCTGCTCGTCGTACTATGACTCGTCATATTAAACGTGGCGGTCGTATTTGGATTCGTGTATTCCCTGATAAACCAATTACTGAGAAACCTATCCAAGTTCGTATGGGTGGCGGTAAAGGTAATGTGGAATATTACATTGCTGAAGTTAAACCAGGCAAAGTATTGTACGAAATGGACGGTGTTCCTGAGTCTTTGGCTCGTGAAGCATTTGAATTGGCCGCTGCCAAATTGCCTATTCCTACAACCTTTGTAGTAAGACAGGTGGGTCAATAA
- the rpsC gene encoding 30S ribosomal protein S3, which produces MGQKINPTGFRLAVTKDWASKWFAKSTDFSTVLKQDIDVRNYLRKKLANASVGRVVIERPAKSARITIHSARPGVVIGKKGEDIEILKRDLQALMGVPVHVNIEEIRRPELDAQIIADGIAQQLEKRVQFRRAMKRAMQNAMRSGAKGIKIMTSGRLNGADIARSEWYREGRVPLHTLRANVDYATSEAHTTYGVLGLKVWVYTEGNIKSSKPEHEKKQRKAGGRNAAAN; this is translated from the coding sequence ATGGGACAAAAGATTAACCCTACAGGCTTTCGCCTGGCGGTAACTAAAGACTGGGCTTCAAAATGGTTTGCTAAAAGCACCGACTTTTCTACTGTTTTGAAACAAGATATTGATGTTCGTAACTACTTGCGTAAAAAACTGGCCAATGCTTCAGTTGGTCGCGTAGTGATCGAACGTCCTGCTAAATCTGCACGTATTACCATTCACTCTGCTCGTCCAGGTGTAGTTATTGGTAAAAAAGGCGAGGATATCGAAATCTTGAAACGTGACTTGCAAGCTCTGATGGGTGTGCCTGTTCATGTAAATATTGAAGAGATTCGTCGTCCTGAATTGGATGCGCAAATCATTGCTGATGGTATTGCCCAGCAGCTTGAAAAACGTGTTCAATTCCGTCGTGCTATGAAACGTGCAATGCAAAATGCAATGCGTTCTGGTGCTAAAGGCATCAAGATCATGACTTCAGGCCGTCTGAATGGTGCTGATATCGCTCGTAGCGAATGGTATCGTGAGGGTCGTGTACCTTTGCATACTTTACGTGCGAACGTAGATTATGCAACTAGCGAAGCACACACTACTTATGGTGTACTGGGTCTGAAAGTTTGGGTTTATACAGAAGGTAATATTAAATCTTCTAAACCTGAGCATGAGAAGAAACAAAGAAAGGCAGGTGGACGTAATGCTGCAGCCAACTAG
- the rplV gene encoding 50S ribosomal protein L22 — protein sequence MRVSAQHKNARISAQKARLVADLIRGKDVAQALNILAFSPKKGAELIKKVLESAIANAEHNNGADIDELKVVTIFVDKGPSLKRFQARAKGRGNRIEKQTCHINVTVGN from the coding sequence ATGAGAGTAAGTGCACAACATAAAAACGCCCGTATTTCAGCTCAAAAAGCTCGTTTGGTAGCTGATTTGATTCGTGGTAAAGACGTTGCCCAAGCTTTGAATATCTTGGCATTCAGCCCTAAAAAAGGTGCTGAGCTGATTAAAAAAGTGTTGGAATCAGCAATCGCCAATGCCGAGCACAATAATGGTGCTGACATTGACGAACTGAAAGTGGTAACTATCTTTGTTGACAAAGGCCCAAGCTTGAAACGTTTCCAAGCTCGTGCCAAAGGTCGCGGTAACCGCATCGAGAAACAAACTTGTCATATTAACGTGACAGTGGGCAACTAA
- the rpsS gene encoding 30S ribosomal protein S19, which yields MARSLKKGPYVDLHLLKKVDAARASNDKRPIKTWSRRSTILPDFIGLTIAVHNGRTHVPVFISDNMVGHKLGEFSLTRTFKGHLADKKAKKK from the coding sequence ATGGCTCGTTCATTAAAAAAAGGCCCATATGTAGACCTGCATTTGCTGAAAAAAGTAGATGCTGCTCGTGCAAGCAACGACAAACGCCCAATTAAAACTTGGTCACGTCGTTCTACCATTTTGCCTGATTTCATTGGTCTGACTATCGCTGTACACAACGGTCGCACTCACGTGCCTGTGTTCATCAGCGATAACATGGTTGGTCATAAATTAGGTGAGTTCTCATTGACCCGTACCTTTAAAGGCCACTTGGCTGATAAAAAGGCTAAAAAGAAATAA
- the rplB gene encoding 50S ribosomal protein L2 has protein sequence MAIVKMKPTSAGRRGMVRVVTEGLHKGAPYAPLLEKKNSTAGRNNNGHITTRHKGGGHKHHYRVVDFKRNKDGIPAKVERIEYDPNRTAFIALLCYADGERRYIIAPRGIQAGAVLVSGAEAAIKVGNTLPIRNIPVGTTIHCIEMKPGKGAQIARSAGASAVLLAKEGAYAQVRLRSGEVRKISVNCRATIGEVGNEEQSLKKIGKAGANRWRGIRPTVRGVVMNPVDHPHGGGEGRTGEAREPVSPWGTPAKGYRTRNNKRTDNMIVRRRYSNKG, from the coding sequence ATGGCAATCGTTAAAATGAAGCCGACCTCTGCAGGCCGTCGCGGCATGGTTCGCGTGGTAACAGAAGGTTTGCACAAAGGTGCGCCTTATGCACCTCTGCTGGAAAAGAAAAATTCTACTGCCGGTCGTAACAACAATGGTCATATCACTACCCGTCATAAAGGTGGTGGTCATAAACATCATTACCGCGTTGTAGATTTTAAACGTAACAAAGACGGTATCCCTGCAAAAGTAGAGCGTATCGAATATGACCCTAACCGTACTGCATTTATCGCGCTGTTGTGCTATGCAGATGGTGAGCGTCGTTACATCATTGCTCCTCGTGGTATTCAAGCCGGTGCAGTATTGGTTTCCGGTGCTGAAGCTGCTATCAAAGTAGGTAACACTCTGCCGATCCGCAATATTCCTGTTGGTACAACTATTCACTGTATCGAAATGAAACCAGGTAAAGGTGCGCAAATTGCACGTTCTGCTGGTGCTTCTGCGGTATTGCTGGCAAAAGAAGGTGCTTACGCACAAGTTCGTTTGCGTTCTGGTGAAGTGCGCAAAATTAGCGTAAATTGCCGTGCAACTATCGGTGAAGTTGGTAACGAAGAACAAAGCCTGAAAAAAATCGGTAAAGCTGGTGCTAACCGCTGGCGTGGTATTCGTCCGACCGTTCGCGGTGTTGTAATGAACCCTGTTGATCACCCACATGGTGGTGGTGAAGGCCGTACTGGTGAGGCTCGCGAACCGGTTAGCCCATGGGGTACTCCTGCTAAGGGCTACCGCACTCGTAATAACAAACGCACGGATAACATGATTGTTCGTCGTCGTTACTCAAATAAAGGTTAA
- the rplW gene encoding 50S ribosomal protein L23 — protein sequence MNQQRLTQVILAPIVSEKSNVLAEKRNQMTFKVLANATKPEIKAAVELLFGVQVADVTTVTIKGKVKRFGRTLGRRSDVKKAYVSLAAGQELDLEAAAAAADKE from the coding sequence ATGAATCAACAACGTTTGACTCAAGTAATCTTGGCACCTATCGTTTCTGAAAAAAGCAACGTATTGGCTGAAAAACGTAACCAAATGACGTTTAAAGTTTTGGCAAATGCAACCAAACCTGAAATTAAAGCAGCTGTTGAGTTGCTGTTCGGTGTTCAAGTTGCAGACGTTACTACTGTTACCATTAAAGGTAAAGTTAAACGTTTTGGTCGCACTTTAGGTCGTCGCAGCGATGTTAAAAAGGCTTATGTAAGCCTGGCTGCCGGTCAAGAGTTGGATTTGGAAGCCGCTGCTGCAGCTGCAGATAAGGAATAA
- the rplD gene encoding 50S ribosomal protein L4: MELKVIDAKGQVSGSLAVSDALFAREYNEALVHQLVTAYLANARSGNRAQKTRAEVNHSTKKPWRQKGTGRARSGMTSSPLWRKGGRAFPNKPDENFTQKVNRKMYRAGMATILSQLARDERLFAIEALTAETPKTKVFAEQVKNLGLEQVLFVTKQLDENVYLASRNLPNVLVLEAQQVDPYSLLRYKKVVITKDAVAQLEEQWV, encoded by the coding sequence ATGGAATTGAAAGTAATTGACGCTAAAGGACAAGTATCTGGCAGCTTGGCTGTTTCTGATGCTTTGTTTGCTCGTGAATACAATGAAGCTCTGGTTCACCAACTGGTTACTGCTTACTTGGCAAATGCCCGTTCTGGTAATCGTGCTCAAAAAACTCGTGCCGAAGTAAACCACTCTACTAAAAAACCATGGCGCCAAAAAGGTACCGGTCGTGCTCGTTCCGGTATGACTTCTTCTCCGCTGTGGCGTAAAGGTGGTCGTGCATTCCCAAATAAACCTGATGAAAACTTCACTCAAAAAGTGAACCGTAAAATGTATCGTGCCGGTATGGCGACTATTTTGTCCCAATTGGCTCGTGATGAGCGTTTGTTTGCAATCGAAGCATTGACTGCTGAAACTCCTAAAACTAAAGTTTTTGCTGAACAAGTGAAAAATTTGGGTTTGGAGCAGGTTCTGTTTGTAACTAAACAGCTCGACGAGAATGTTTACTTGGCTTCACGCAACTTGCCTAACGTATTGGTTTTGGAAGCTCAACAAGTTGATCCTTACAGCTTGCTGCGTTACAAAAAAGTCGTTATCACTAAAGATGCAGTTGCACAATTAGAGGAGCAATGGGTATGA
- the rplC gene encoding 50S ribosomal protein L3 produces MTLGLVGRKVGMTRVFDEQGVSVPVTVLDMSANRVTQVKSKDTDGYTAVQVTFGQKKANRVNKTEAGHFAKAGVEAGRGLVEFALTEEKLAELKVGDEITVSMFEVGQLVDVTGTSKGKGFSGTIKRHNFGAQRTSHGNSRSHRVPGSIGMAQDPGRVFPGKRMAGQYGNTKATVQKLEVVRVDAERQLLLVKGAVPGSVNSDVVVRPSVKVGA; encoded by the coding sequence ATGACTTTAGGTCTGGTTGGACGCAAAGTTGGTATGACTCGCGTGTTCGACGAACAGGGTGTTTCTGTTCCCGTAACTGTTTTGGATATGTCTGCCAACCGCGTTACACAAGTGAAATCCAAAGATACTGACGGCTACACTGCTGTACAAGTTACCTTTGGTCAGAAAAAAGCTAATCGTGTCAACAAAACTGAAGCCGGCCACTTTGCTAAAGCAGGTGTTGAAGCTGGTCGCGGTTTGGTTGAATTTGCTTTGACTGAAGAAAAACTGGCTGAATTGAAAGTCGGTGATGAAATTACCGTTTCTATGTTTGAAGTTGGTCAATTGGTAGATGTAACCGGTACCTCTAAAGGTAAAGGTTTCTCTGGTACAATCAAACGTCATAACTTCGGTGCTCAACGTACTTCCCACGGTAACTCCCGTTCTCATCGTGTTCCTGGTTCTATCGGTATGGCACAAGACCCTGGTCGCGTGTTCCCTGGTAAACGCATGGCAGGTCAATACGGTAACACTAAAGCAACTGTTCAAAAATTGGAAGTTGTACGTGTTGATGCTGAACGCCAACTCTTGTTGGTTAAAGGTGCTGTTCCGGGTTCGGTTAACAGCGACGTCGTGGTTCGTCCTAGCGTGAAAGTAGGTGCGTAA
- the rpsJ gene encoding 30S ribosomal protein S10, whose protein sequence is MANQKIRIRLKAYDYSLIDRSAQEIVETAKRTGAVVKGPIPLPTKIERFNILRSPHVNKTSREQLEIRTHLRLMDIVDWTDKTTDALMKLDLPAGVDVEIKVQ, encoded by the coding sequence ATGGCAAACCAAAAAATCCGTATCCGCCTGAAAGCTTATGATTACAGTCTGATTGACCGTTCTGCGCAAGAAATCGTTGAAACTGCCAAACGTACTGGCGCTGTTGTTAAAGGTCCGATTCCTTTGCCAACTAAAATCGAACGTTTCAATATCTTGCGTTCCCCTCACGTGAACAAAACTTCTCGTGAACAATTGGAAATCCGTACCCACTTGCGTCTGATGGACATCGTGGACTGGACTGATAAAACTACTGATGCACTGATGAAACTGGATCTTCCAGCAGGTGTGGATGTAGAAATTAAAGTTCAATAA